Genomic segment of Candidatus Jordarchaeales archaeon:
TGGCCCCAGTTTCCTGAGCTCCTCCACGAAGTCGCTGACTATGCGTGCAAACTTTTCCCCCTCCGACGCTGACACCCATTCAACCCTCACCCTCTCCGGTTCTATCCCAAGCTGCTTGAGCATTTCGCCGAGCAGAGCCGCCCTGCGCTGCGTCCTATAATTGCCGTTGACGTAGTGGCAGTCCCCAGGATGACACCCCGAGATTAGCACTCCATCAGCACCGTTCTTAAGAGCGTAGAGTACGTGGGTCGGATCAACCCTGCTGCTGCACATAACCTTTATCACTCTAATGTTCGCAGGGTACTCCATTCTACTCATTCCCGCCAGATCCGCGCCGCTGTAACTGCACCAAAAGCACAGAAAGGCTATCACAAGTGGCTCGTAACTCAAGTGCCCACCTCCGATATTAGGGCTTTTATCTGGGCTAGGATCTGCTTCTCCGTGAAGCCTTTCAACTCCAAGGCGTTGCTAGGGCAAGCTGCAACGCAAGCCCCACACCCCTGGCAGAGTGCGTCCACCACCTTGGCCCTTTTCCTTCCCTCGTGCTCCGCCAGCCTTATCGCCTTATAGGGGCACACTCCCACGCAAACTTCACAGCCCGAACATATTTCAGGGTTCACGGACGCCACCAGCGGCTCGACTTCAACAACTCCCTTTGAGAGGAGGGCTAACGCCTTGGCTGCCGCCGCGCTGGCTTGGGCAACCGTCTCAGCTATGTCCTTCGGGCTGTGGCAGCATCCCGCGAAGAATACCCCACGTGTGCTCGCTTCAACAGGCTGAAGCTTCGGGTGTGCCTCCATGAAGAAGCCCTCAGAGTTCAAAGACACGTTCAACATTTTTCGGAGCTTTTCGAAGTCCTCTGTCGGCTCTAAGCCCGTCTGGAGCACCACCATGTCCACTCTGAGCTCGAGCAAGCGTCCCACCGTCTGGTCGAAGACCTTAAACCTGAGCTTCCCGTCGACGTCCTCAAGTATCTCCGAGGGGACTCCGTGTATGAAGCGTACACCCATGTCCCTCAGTCTCCTGTAGAATTCCTCGTACCCCTTCCCGGCAGTCCTCATGTCTATGTAGCATACGTAGACCTCTGTTTCGGGGCTCTCCTCTTTTATGAGGAAGGCCTGTTTGAGCGTCGCCATGCAACCTATCTTGCAACACCAACCATTATACTTCAAGTCCCTTGAGCCAACGCACTGTATGAAAGCCACGCTTTCAGGCTTCTTGCCCGAGGACGTCAAGATGGCTCCGCCCGTCGGGCCCGAAGCACTCGAGAGTCTTTCGAGCTCTAACCCGGTGATGACGTTCTTGTACTTGCCATACCCCAGCTGCGGAACTCTCCTAGCGTCAAACGTCTTGAAGCCTACTGCGACAATTATTGCCCCAACCCTTATCTTCACCTCTTCGTCCTTCTGGTTAAAGTCTATTGCCCCGCGAGGGCAGGCTTCGACGCAAAGCTTGCAGCGCCCATACTTCATGTAGAGGCAGTTTACCGGGTCCACAGTGTACTTTAAGGGGACTGCTTGGGGGAACGGGACGTATATTGCTTTCCTCTTGCTGAGCCCGACGTCGAACTCGTTGGGAACCTTCCTCGGACAAGCGTCGGCGCACGCCCCACACCCAGCGCACAGTTTTTCGTTCACATAGCGCGCCCTCCTTAGAACAGTCACTTCGAAGTTTCCAACGTAACCTTCAACTCTAACAACCTCGCTGTACGTGAGGAGGGTTATGTTTGGGTGTTTTGCAACGTCAACCATCTTGGGGGTCAAGATGCAGGCGGCGCAATCAATTGTGGGGAATGTCTTGTTAAGCTGCGCCATGTGTCCTCCTAAACTGGGGGATTTTTCAACAAGGTAGACTTTTAGCCCGGCGTCGGCTAGGTCTAGAGCCGCCTGTATTCCAGCTATACCACCACCTATAACGAGAACCGATCTCTCGACGGGCACAATCTTCTTCTCCAACGGCTCGAGCAACCTAGCCTTGGCTACAGCCGCTCTCACGAGGGCTTTAGCTTTCTCCGTGGCCTTCTCTTTCTCCCTGAAGTGAACCCACGAAACCTGCTCCCTTATGTTCGCCACTTCTAAGAGGTAGGGGTTTAAACCCGCCGACTCCAAGGTTTTCCTAAACGTGCTCTCATGCATCTTAGGGGAGCAAGCAGCTATGACCACACGGTTCAGGTTGTACTTTTTAATGTCCTCCCTTATCACACCTTGTCCTTGGTCTGAACAAGTGTACATTATGTTTCTCGCTACAACAACGCCTGGCAGAGTAGCTGCATACCTGGCGACCTCCTCGACGTCCACTACTCCAGCAATGTTCGTGCCACAGTGGCAGACGTAAACGCCTACACGTATTTCCACGCATCTGCCTCCACAGCAATCCTTCTAGATCGGCTTCGTCGAACCCGAAGAGACATTCACCCATATTACATTAACGCTTAACTTCTTTTTACAAGCGCTTTTGGAAAAAATATATTTCTCGGATGAGTTTACCATTTAAACGTTGAAACGTGGTGGGGGCTTTAAGTGAATGTTGGACCAAAATGAGATATACCGTTTTCTCGTGAGCGTCGTCGGCGAGGATGATGTGAGCATCGATATCGCTGACCTCTTCGCCTATAGCATGGATGCCTCGTTGAGGATGAGCATGCCAGCCGCCGTAGCGAGGCCAGAGAACAGGGAGGAGGTCGCTGAGATACTCAAATGGGCTGACGAAAATAGGGTTCCGATAGTTCCCAGAGGAGCTGGGACAAGCCTAAGCGGGCAAGCTGTCCCTGTGAAGGGAGGCGTCATTCTCGACATGTGCAAGATGGACCGTATAAAGGAGGTCAACCTTGAGGACAGGGTGGCTGTAGTTGAGCCGGGCGTGATATACGACGAGCTCAACAAGGTGCTAGGTAAGCTTGGGTACGTTTTCCCGCCAGACCCTGGATCAGCTATAGCTTGCACTGTCGGTGGCATGGTCGCCAACAACGCCAGCGGCATCAGAGCACTAAAGTACGGGGCGACAGTGGACCACGTGCTTGGACTCGAGGTGGTCCTTCCCGGGGGAAAGATAATTAGGACTGGAGGAAGGGTTTGGAAGTCTTCTTCCGGTCTCAACTTGACCAAGCTGTTCGTTGGCTCTGAAGGGACGCTGGGCGTCTTCACCGAGATAATACTTAAGATAACTCCCAAGCCCCGCTACTATGGGCTGACCATCCCAGTCTTCCAGAAGCTGGAACAAGCCCTAGAGGCTACTGTCGAGATAATGAAGAGGGGCATCCTCCCATCGGCGATGGAGCTGCTCGACGACATCTGTATAATGCTCATAAACAATGTGCTTGAAGACAAGCTGCCGATGGGAGAAGCTTTGTTATTCATAGAAAACGACGGCTACAGTGAGAATACTGTTGAGGAAGAGAGCAAGATGGTTAAAGAGATATGTGAGGAGAAGGGCGCCCAGAAGATAATATACACGACAGATAACAAGAGGATAGAAGAGTTGATGAGGCTGCGCCACACGCTGGCCAACATATTGTCAAAGCTCAGGGGGGAAAATGTCCCCTTAAACAACATACAGGACTTCGCTGTCCCAATAGGAAAGATACCGGAAGCCGTCCGCGAGCTAAAAGAAATGGCGCGGAGCCAAGGGAGACTGATGGTAATGTTCGGACACATAGGTGACGGCAACATACACCTCGGAACAGCAATCAACCCTTGGAAGGAGGAAGATAGGAGGGCTGGCGCCGAGTTCGCCAGGATGCTTGCAGAGATAGTCGTCAAGAAGTACGGTGGGACCCTGTCAGCCGAGCACGGTCTCGGCGTCACTAAGGCGAGCCTGGTAGAGCTGGAACACGGCGACACACTAGAGTACATGAGGGCTATAAAGAGGATCTTCGACCCGCACGGGATAATGAACCCCGGTGTTATGGGGCTTCTCGAAGTTCCAAAAGACGAGTTCGTTTACATGCCAGCAAAGGTGGTGGTCTAAGTGGAGGAGCTTAATAAGTTTAGAACGCAGATTGCTATGTGCAACGTGTGCGCCTGGTGTAGAACAAAGTGCCCGGTTTACAGCACCACAAAGTGGGAGTCTGAGGGTCCCAGGGGCAGGATGGTTCTGCTCAGAGGAGTTGTCTACGGCCTGCTCGAGCCGACACCAAGTGTCGTCGAAAAAATATACGAGTGTACTTCGTGCGCCATGTGCAACCTGAACTGCGACGCACAAATATCCCCCCTGGAAGTAATACTCGGCGCCCGGAGGGCCTTCTCTAGCGCCGGCATAGCTCCTCCTCCACCAAACAAGAAGATAGACGCGAGGGTTTTAAGAGACAAGAACCCCTACGCTGCTCCTCAGGAAGAGAGATTCCAGTGGCTAGACGTGTCTTTGCCCGAAAAAAGCGAGAATGTGTTGTTCATCGGGTGCGTCAACGCTTACAGGCAGACTGAAACAGCCAAGAACGTTGTCTCGATACTCACAGCCGCGGAGTACGATTTCACTGTGCTAAAGGGTGAAGTGTGCTGTGGGATGCACCCGTACTGGGATGGTCAAACCGAGCTGGCGAAGCAGCTAGCAGAGCAGAACACGTCGCTCTTCGACAAGGCGGGGGCTTCGACGCTGATCACCCCGTGCGCAGGGTGCTACTCAACCTTCCTCAAAGCTTACCCGCAGCTCGTCGAGAACTTCGGCTTCAAGGTCAAGCATGTCTCAGAGGTTATAAGAGACCTCGTGAAGGAAAGTGCCATCAAGTTAAAAGACGGAGCCGTCAAAGTCACGTATCACGACCCATGCCACCTTGGAAGGCACTGCAACTTTTATGACCCGCCTAGGGAGCTCATAAAGCTCATTCCGGGTGTCAAGCTCGTAGAAATGGAGAACATGATGGCTGAGGCAAACTGTTGCGGTGGAGGCGGCGGACTATTCACCTTGAAGCCGGAGTTGTCAGTTCGCATCGCCGAGAGACGGGTTAGGGAGGCTGAGGCAACGGGCGCGAAGTACCTTGTTACGACGTGCCCGCTGTGCAGAACAAACCTCGACCTGGCTTCTAAGAGGCTTGAATCACACGTGAAGGTGTGCGACCTAGTAGACTTGGTGGCCAGTCGCCTCTAAGCGGGGAGGCTGCAGCACTGTGTGCACGGTCAAGGCGGTAGTGTTTGACCTCGACGGAACCCTAATAAAAATTCCCTCAACAAATTTTTTCGACAAACTTTTGGTTAAAACCCTAAGCAAGCTGAACGTCCCAGTCCCCCCAGCAGGTGAAAGAGCAAAACTGTGGGTTAGCGGGCAGGGACACGAGGAACTCCTGAGGAGCTGGGGGGTGAGTGACCCGTACGTTTTCTGGAGGACGTTTGACGAACTAGACTACGAGACCAGAAGGGAACTAATAAGGCGCGGCGTCATACGCCCATATGAGGATGTTTCGTTTCTCGAGGATCTTAGCCTCAGGGTTCCTCTGGGCTTGGTCACTAATACTTCCCCCAGAGTTACTTTTCTTGAAGTGGAAGAGTTCGGTCTCAGAAAGTTCTTTAAAGTCATAGTGGCTCTCGGAACGGAGAGGCAGAGCGAGGCGAAGCCTGAAACAGCAGGAGTGCTTGAAGCGTTCAGAGTGCTCGGGTGCCATCCTTCAGAGAGCATCATGGTGGGAGACAGTGACGCAGACGTGCTTGCCGGGAGAAAGGTTGGGTCAAAGGCCGTCGTGGTTAAACGCCCGCACGTAAGGTTGAAAACTGAGCCGGACGCATACATTGAAAGCCTATACGAGCTCAAGCAATTAGTCCACCAAACAAGAGATGTATGAAGACCAATAATCAACACCATAATTAACAATAGCAACCAAAAAAAGGAGAAAGCAAAGGTAAACAGGAACGAACCATTAGAAAAACAAGATATACCTTTCTCAGCGACCATCGAAACATCACCCCCCATTACAAATCAAACACGAGGGACAACGTTTCATCATCTACAACATAAATTTTCAAACATACTCAAAATATTCACGAAAAATTCATGAAAACAAGTAAAGGGAGGCATGTGAAAGGGGCTTACACTGTGTATAGTTCTACCCCATGTGTTATGCAGGCCGTTTTTGCCTTATCGTCAGCATAAGGGGAGACTATTATCAATCGGTCGACTTTCCTACCCTCGACTTTACTGTAAAATTCGGCTTTCCTCTTCACAAGAAAAACATCCGAAATTTTAGCATGCGATGTGACCTCAACAAGTATAACTTTTCCATCCGAAATCGCCAGGTCTATTTCAACTTGCTCCTTATAACCGAAAACGTATCCTTCATGGTCAGTGCGAATCCACCTCTCCACCTTGAAGCCGAACTCCTTCTCCAGTATCCCTCTCAAGCTCTCCCTGAAGCACTCTTCAGCCATAATCCCCCATCTCGCACCCAAAGCATCCAACTTCCTATTTATAACACTAAAGTCCTCCCTGAGACTCCTGACCTCCTCCCACAGCTTGTTCTGCCCTTCCCTGAGACTCCTGACCTCCTCCCACAGCTTGTTCTGCCCTTCCCTGAGACTCCTGACCTCCTCCCACAGCTTGTTCTGCCCTTCCCTGAGACTCCTGACCTCCTCCCACAGCTTGTTCATGTTCTCCCATAGCTTGATCTGGTTTTCCTCGAGTTTGTCCATTCTTTTGAGTATTTCTGCTAGTCCCAAGTAGCCTGCGACAGCATACCTGAACTCCTTGTCCCTCTCAAGAAGCTCCATGAACCTCTCCTTTAACTCGACGTCCATCACGCTCCCTCACTATACAAAGTGTTAAGTTGCTTATTTAAACGTGCCCTAAAGGAGATCGTTGGCGACGCTTCATAACCCCCAATGACATCACCTGCTTAATCCTCAACGAAAAAGCAATCAACGCCCATTTCTACTTTTCCATGTCCCGATTTCATTAGAAAAAGTAAATGATAATTTAATCCACTTATAGATGAGCGCCTGCATTGTTTTAAAAGGGGGTTCGCTGAGGGAGGGGGGTTATGTAGGATACAGTTCTTTGAGGTCGAGGAAGATCAGCGACAACATTATGAACGCTACGAAGAGTAATACGTAAGCAAAGTAGTATATAAAAAAGAAGAGAATTGTATTCATTAACCAAGGTAATGGTTGCAATAGTAAATATGGTAATAATAATGAGAAAGAGGCGATGATGCTGAGGATCCCTGCGATTAGGGGTGCTGAGCTTCGTGTGGTGTAACTACGCATAGTTATGCTGGCAATTCCAAATCCTATGAGTGAAAAGCAGGGAATATTTAATATCAAGAGGTAGTAGGGGAAGCCAAATATGGCTTCTTGATGCCACGAGTATAAGTTAAAGGCATAAAGCTGACGGAAAAAGTAAACAAGGGTGAGGACGGCCACGATTGAGCCTGTAAGTCCAACTATGAAGGCGGCCAAGTAAACGTTGCGCTTAATGATTTTGTAAACGCCGTAAAAACCTATACTGATTAGAGTAAAGCTTGCAGACGCTAAAGCCAGCTCGCCAAACAACGACGGGCCAGTAGATCCAAAGGGGACTGGCAGCGTTAAGCCGAAGCCACTAAGACGGATAAGGCTTGCCAAGGCTCCTATTAGGCCACCTAAAAAGCCTGCCATCAACTTCCAGTCAGACAACGCACAACCCCCACAACACCACAGTTTTTAAGGAGAAAAACACCTCACTCTCCCTTTTTCACACCCTCCAGTTCCTCATCTGGTATCCTTAAGACCTTACATAATATTTCCTTTTAAGGCAACTTATTATTTGGTAAGACTTATGCTGTTTTTGAAGCGTTTAACCTAAAACCGTTGAAAGTGAAGTGGTCAGACCACCCGATCGCCTTGCCTCTACGAGAATATCCTCTTTGACGAAATGAAGAGTACGGTCAGATAATGGGTGCTGTCAGCATTAAAACGAAGCCAACGAACAACACAAGATACCAAGCGTAGCCAGTAAAGAATATCCCACTCAAGACGCACAGTATAAGGGCGAGGAAGGGTCTCGCTTGTTGAAGCTACCCTCCTACTATTATATTTGCAACCTCACTTTGAGTCATTAATATGGACATTTTAAGAGAAAAGATAAAATCGTAGGAAGCAGAGAATCGAGCAACTATTTTACGTTGAGATTAAATGGTTAGCTTAAACCTGAAATGTCATTTGCTTGAAAATGCCTCTCTTACCTTGTTTGATTTTATAGACAAGGGTGTTCTTTAAGGATGCAATTATAAAAGCGCCGTAAGTCCTATTACACAAAAAAGAGAGTTAAACCGAGAAGTTTATTGTTGTGAGTGAAAATTAATAATAGAAATAGAAGGTGGAGAAAGGCGTTTTTCTGCCAGCACAGTAAATGAGACGGTCGCCATGGACATGTTACCCGCTTTGTCGTAAGCTATCACGGTTATAGTGTGAGTTCCATCGCTGGGCGATGGAAAAGTATAATTTGTTGATGTTCCAACGTCAATCCCCACGTCGTTGTCTATTCTTCAATAGTTTATTCCGCTAACAGGGTCGTCACCACTCCAATACACAGTAACTGATGATGCATTTAGAAGCGAGCCTGCTTTTGGCGAAGTAATAGTTAGCGTCGGGGTAGTGTCAATATGGAATGGCCCTATGTGGTAAGCCGTGTCTGCCCAATTTCCTGCCTGATCACATGTCCTTCTATTGAGGTACCAGCACCATCAGGTAGTGGGGGCTGGTTAGGCTGGTATTTGCAACGTCTACTGTCGTGTCTGGTATTGTCGGGGGCATTACTCCACAGTATGGAGAAACCATAGACTCCGCTATGCAAGTCTGAGGCATTGTACCAGCGCACCGTTGTCGGATAGTTAACTTTTTTTATAACTATCCATTCCACCTCTTTAAGTTCATTGGTGGCTTTCGCCGCCAACGGTAAAGGACGGCACATCGGGAGCTTCATAGCTATGTTCCAAGCGGCGACAAGGTGTCTATCTGACTGGAACCCGCACCGCCTACATTTGAAGACATGCCCATTCGGCTTACTAATTTCGCCACATATCGGGCATGTTCTGGAGGTGTTCTTAGCGTCAACGGTTTCCGGCTTAAAGCCATGCTCCATCGACTTATAAGAAATGTAAAGCTGGATTTTTCTAAATGGGATGCTGTGGAGCCTTCTATTCATCACCCTACCATACCGTATCCTCTCCCTGATATGGGTGAGCTCCTCCATTACAGGTCTAGCGTTTTCCTCGGCAACCACACCAGCTACAATCTTCGCCGCCCTATGAAGTATGTCGTTTACTCTCCGCTCCTCCCTCCCAGAATACTTCGCCAGCAGCCTAGCTCTTGTTCCCCCAAGGTCTTGCTCTGAATGCTCCTCCTCTTCCTGAAGTACCTGCCTCTAATGTGTTTCGCCTCACTTATATCTATCTTGATGAACCTAACCTTACCCGGCTTCACAACAGCCAAATCTACACCACCCTCGTTAACATCGATACCCAGTATGCCTTCAGCCTCTCTCTCCTCAACAGTCCTCCTAAAAGTAACATGAAGATAGTATTCATTATTGGACCTCACAAGCCTCGAACCTTTAACCTGCCAACCCATGAACTTCCTTGAATGCTCATGAACCCTGAACGGAATCGTAATGTGTCCTTTGTGCGTAGCCAGCCTTAGACTCCCCCAACTGAACCAGAACAGGTGGGCATCGTCCAAGAGGATGCTTATCTTTTCAACTCTTGGAGGACCAGTTTTCTTTCTCCTCTTCCTAGAGAGCCTCCTGTAGGATTTGAATATGCTTAGAGCCTGTGTTATAGCCGTATAAATGTAATGGGATGGGTGGTTCGGATACTTCGTCCTCAGCTCCTTATAAATTGCTTCATGAAGCCTCCTACGTGAGGTTACATTTAAACGTATAGCCCTATCCAAACATGCTTTAACCATCTCTGAGTAAGTCTTGAAGAGATCCTCGAGAATTGCCGCTTGTTCATCGTTGGGCTGGAGCTTAAAACTTGCAGGTTTCATTCAGCAATAAGCTGTTTGACACCCTCAACAACCTTCTCGTACTTGTGGCTTCTCAATCCGTATAGCTTTTCAGCAAAGCTTGAAACCAAAGTGATGAGGTCCTCTATCTTGGTAGGCATCTTTAGGCGCCTCACCGTTAACGACTTCGATTTTTACGTTGTGAGAGGCGAAGTAGCGCTCTAGGTATTTGAAGCCGAACCTCGTAAGCCTATCCTTGAAAGCTATTATGACGGCTCCTACCCCCCTTTCTCAACTATATCAAAGATCTTGTTCAGCGACTTTCTGTTCTCGTTGAGTCCGCTTGCCACATCCTTCTAAGATCGCGACAACCTCATACCCCTTCGATTTGGCGTAACTCAGTAAACTTTGCTTCTGCCCCTCTAAATCCCCTTTCTGGTCATGAGGGGAAACTCTGGTATAAATCACGGCTTTTTTGGGCATGTCTGTTTTAGCGATGCCCATCAAACGCTCAACTTCACTCTCAGGTATTCTCCTACCACCAACAGTCCTAACAACTCTAATCTTCCCCTGCCTATCCCATTTTCTAAGCGTATTTGGATGAATGCCTAATCTCTCGCAGGCTTCGCTAAGCGTCAACAACCTCTCAATCATCATACAAAAATGTTAAGAAAAGTTATATAAAGAGAGTTATCTATTCAGGAACTGCTGCAAACCCAAACTGTATTATCGTTAGACCAAGCATTGAGAGCATAGTCTGAAGAGTAATATGATGGG
This window contains:
- a CDS encoding CoB--CoM heterodisulfide reductase iron-sulfur subunit A family protein — protein: MEIRVGVYVCHCGTNIAGVVDVEEVARYAATLPGVVVARNIMYTCSDQGQGVIREDIKKYNLNRVVIAACSPKMHESTFRKTLESAGLNPYLLEVANIREQVSWVHFREKEKATEKAKALVRAAVAKARLLEPLEKKIVPVERSVLVIGGGIAGIQAALDLADAGLKVYLVEKSPSLGGHMAQLNKTFPTIDCAACILTPKMVDVAKHPNITLLTYSEVVRVEGYVGNFEVTVLRRARYVNEKLCAGCGACADACPRKVPNEFDVGLSKRKAIYVPFPQAVPLKYTVDPVNCLYMKYGRCKLCVEACPRGAIDFNQKDEEVKIRVGAIIVAVGFKTFDARRVPQLGYGKYKNVITGLELERLSSASGPTGGAILTSSGKKPESVAFIQCVGSRDLKYNGWCCKIGCMATLKQAFLIKEESPETEVYVCYIDMRTAGKGYEEFYRRLRDMGVRFIHGVPSEILEDVDGKLRFKVFDQTVGRLLELRVDMVVLQTGLEPTEDFEKLRKMLNVSLNSEGFFMEAHPKLQPVEASTRGVFFAGCCHSPKDIAETVAQASAAAAKALALLSKGVVEVEPLVASVNPEICSGCEVCVGVCPYKAIRLAEHEGRKRAKVVDALCQGCGACVAACPSNALELKGFTEKQILAQIKALISEVGT
- a CDS encoding hydrogenase iron-sulfur subunit; translation: MSYEPLVIAFLCFWCSYSGADLAGMSRMEYPANIRVIKVMCSSRVDPTHVLYALKNGADGVLISGCHPGDCHYVNGNYRTQRRAALLGEMLKQLGIEPERVRVEWVSASEGEKFARIVSDFVEELRKLGPNPLKKESVEV
- a CDS encoding HAD family hydrolase, with the protein product MCTVKAVVFDLDGTLIKIPSTNFFDKLLVKTLSKLNVPVPPAGERAKLWVSGQGHEELLRSWGVSDPYVFWRTFDELDYETRRELIRRGVIRPYEDVSFLEDLSLRVPLGLVTNTSPRVTFLEVEEFGLRKFFKVIVALGTERQSEAKPETAGVLEAFRVLGCHPSESIMVGDSDADVLAGRKVGSKAVVVKRPHVRLKTEPDAYIESLYELKQLVHQTRDV
- a CDS encoding zinc ribbon domain-containing protein; this translates as MVAEENARPVMEELTHIRERIRYGRVMNRRLHSIPFRKIQLYISYKSMEHGFKPETVDAKNTSRTCPICGEISKPNGHVFKCRRCGFQSDRHLVAAWNIAMKLPMCRPLPLAAKATNELKEVEWIVIKKVNYPTTVRWYNASDLHSGVYGFSILWSNAPDNTRHDSRRCKYQPNQPPLPDGAGTSIEGHVIRQEIGQTRLTT
- a CDS encoding DUF3782 domain-containing protein, which translates into the protein MDVELKERFMELLERDKEFRYAVAGYLGLAEILKRMDKLEENQIKLWENMNKLWEEVRSLREGQNKLWEEVRSLREGQNKLWEEVRSLREGQNKLWEEVRSLREDFSVINRKLDALGARWGIMAEECFRESLRGILEKEFGFKVERWIRTDHEGYVFGYKEQVEIDLAISDGKVILVEVTSHAKISDVFLVKRKAEFYSKVEGRKVDRLIIVSPYADDKAKTACITHGVELYTV
- a CDS encoding FAD-binding oxidoreductase; translation: MLDQNEIYRFLVSVVGEDDVSIDIADLFAYSMDASLRMSMPAAVARPENREEVAEILKWADENRVPIVPRGAGTSLSGQAVPVKGGVILDMCKMDRIKEVNLEDRVAVVEPGVIYDELNKVLGKLGYVFPPDPGSAIACTVGGMVANNASGIRALKYGATVDHVLGLEVVLPGGKIIRTGGRVWKSSSGLNLTKLFVGSEGTLGVFTEIILKITPKPRYYGLTIPVFQKLEQALEATVEIMKRGILPSAMELLDDICIMLINNVLEDKLPMGEALLFIENDGYSENTVEEESKMVKEICEEKGAQKIIYTTDNKRIEELMRLRHTLANILSKLRGENVPLNNIQDFAVPIGKIPEAVRELKEMARSQGRLMVMFGHIGDGNIHLGTAINPWKEEDRRAGAEFARMLAEIVVKKYGGTLSAEHGLGVTKASLVELEHGDTLEYMRAIKRIFDPHGIMNPGVMGLLEVPKDEFVYMPAKVVV
- a CDS encoding (Fe-S)-binding protein, whose translation is MEELNKFRTQIAMCNVCAWCRTKCPVYSTTKWESEGPRGRMVLLRGVVYGLLEPTPSVVEKIYECTSCAMCNLNCDAQISPLEVILGARRAFSSAGIAPPPPNKKIDARVLRDKNPYAAPQEERFQWLDVSLPEKSENVLFIGCVNAYRQTETAKNVVSILTAAEYDFTVLKGEVCCGMHPYWDGQTELAKQLAEQNTSLFDKAGASTLITPCAGCYSTFLKAYPQLVENFGFKVKHVSEVIRDLVKESAIKLKDGAVKVTYHDPCHLGRHCNFYDPPRELIKLIPGVKLVEMENMMAEANCCGGGGGLFTLKPELSVRIAERRVREAEATGAKYLVTTCPLCRTNLDLASKRLESHVKVCDLVDLVASRL